From the Montipora capricornis isolate CH-2021 chromosome 2, ASM3666992v2, whole genome shotgun sequence genome, one window contains:
- the LOC138026879 gene encoding zinc transporter Slc39a7-like, translating to MYLKTYFLFVFFGFTAITALDSDHGGIAVEHNHGHGESDEGEADFEEEGHFHHHQDHHGHSHEFHHHHSHEDHQGHVHDFHHDHSHEQFEHPAKKYQREAQVPRASRPGGSHGHHHHGHSHDSHHGHSHDSHHGHEHFEQPAKKYQKEAQVPKKAPSSEKSKLPSQRTGQREKWTKWLQAIAATLLISAAPFFILFFIPLQSNAADQQPLLKVLLAFASGGLLGDAFLHLIPHAISPHSHHGEHSHSHSHEAHEGVHDHSSEMVVGLWVLAGLIAFLMVEKFVRLVKGGHGHSHAHVVPQMNDKNGDVAHKDESLKDEDPPLEESDQGLKENKESDDVKQSEKSETETAPVPHHDHVEEIKVAGYLNLAADFTHNFTDGLAIGASFLVSRNLGIITTLTILLHEVPHEIGDFAILVQSGCNKRKAMLLQLTTATGALAGTFCGLLAENIGDSATLWILPFTAGGFIYIATVSVIPALLEDTKIGQTIKELIGLFVGVMMMVLIAKFE from the exons ATGTATTTGAAGACGTATTTTTTATTCGTCTTTTTCGGTTTTACAGCGATAACTGCCCTGGATAGCGACCATGGCGGTATCGCCGTAGAGCATAATCATGGTCACGGGGAGTCTGACGAAGGAGAAGCAGATTTTGAAGAAGAGGGACACTTCCATCACCACCAGGATCATCATGGACACAGTCACGAGTTTCACCATCATCACAGCCATGAAGATCATCAAGGCCATGTCCACGATTTTCATCATGATCATAGCCATGAACAATTCGAGCATCCTGCAAAGAAATATCAGAGGGAAGCCCAAGTTCCTCGTGCTTCTCGGCCAGGTGGCAGCCACGGACACCATCATCACGGTCATAGTCATGATTCACACCATGGACACAGCCATGATTCTCACCATGGCCATGAACATTTCGAACAACCAGCCAAGAAATATCAGAAGGAAGCTCAAGTTCCAAAAAAAGCTCCTTCCTCAGAGAAATCGAAGCTTCCATCTCAACGTACCGGGCAGAGAGAAAAGTGGACCAAGTGGCTTCAAGCGATCGCCGCTACTTTACTCATCAGCGCAGCTCCATTCTTTATTCTTTTCTTTATCCCACTTCAGAGTAACGCAGCAGATCAGCAACCGCTGCTTAAAGTTCTTCTGGCGTTTGCTTCAGGGGGGCTTTTGGGAGATGCCTTCCTTCATTTGATTCCTCATGCAATTTCGCCTCACTCGCATCACGGGGAACACTCTCACAGCCACTCGCACGAAGCCCACGAAGGTGTTCACGACCATTCCTCGGAAATGGTAGTTGGCCTTTGGGTTCTAGCTGGGTTGATCGCGTTTCTGATGGTGGAGAAATTTGTCAGACTTGTCAAGGGAGGCCATGGACACTCTCATGCCCACGTCGTCCCACAGATGAACGATAAAAACGGTGATGTGGCGCACAAAGACGAGAGTCTGAAAGACGAAGACCCACCACTCGAAGAAAGCGATCAGGGATTGAAGGAAAACAAGGAGTCAGACGATGTAAAACAAAGCGAAAAAAGTGAAACAGAAACTGCACCAG TTCCACATCATGATCATGTTGAAGAAATTAAGGTGGCTGGCTACTTGAACCTAGCTGCAGATTTCACTCATAATTTCACTGATGGACTTGCCATTGGGGCATCATTTCTCGTTAGCCGCAACCTTGGCATAATCACCACCCTTACAATTCTTCTCCACGAAGTTCCCCACGAGATTGGGGACTTTGCAATTCTAGTTCAGTCAGGATGCAACAAAAGAAAG GCAATGTTACTTCAACTAACCACAGCAACAGGAGCGCTTGCTGGAACGTTCTGTGGCTTACTAGCTGAAAACATAGGAGATTCTGCCACACTATGGATCCTGCCTTTCACAGCAGGGGGATTCATTTATATTGCAACAGTGTCCGTCATTCCTGCGTTACTGGAAGACACCAAAATAGGACAGACAATAAAAGAGCTCATAGGATTGTTTGTGGGTGTTATGATGATGGTGCTCATTGCTAAATTCGAATAA
- the LOC138026890 gene encoding surfeit locus protein 1-like — MMFAAIIGRCSKFFTPSSSGWMKVLHHVKSCPMSSSSSKPKDSNMYHLLLIFPISTFGLGTWQIFRLQWKRGLIQDLHTRTTEPVRDLPENIDDLRSKDLEYRRVRLQGRFDHAGEIHVLPRSLNEGEHSGGGLGRRPKSGAHIITPFEITGSRQRILVNRGWVPKDKIKPEERLDGQIEQEIEFVGFVRQGEKRQPFQAQNDPQKNQWFSRDVDAMAERTGSLPILVDADSASTVHGGPIGGQTRVYLRNEHLQYIITWYALSGVTAYMYYRLRKSPKNNVISQSH; from the exons ATGATGTTTGCTGCAATCATAGGTCGATGTAGCAAATTTTTTACCCCTTCTTCTTCTGGATGGATGAAAG TACTTCATCATGTTAAATCATGTCCCATGTCAAGTTCAAGCTCAAAACCCAAGGACTCCAATATGTATCACCTTTTGCTCATTTTCCCAATTTCTACATTTGGTCTTGGTACCTGGCAGATCTTTAGATTGCAATGGAAAAGAGGTCTGATTCAAGACCTTCACACAAGAACGACTGAGCCAGTGCGAGATCTTCCAGAAAA TATTGATGACCTGAGGTCAAAAGATTTGGAATATCGCCGTGTAAGATTACAGGGAAGGTTCGACCATGCAGGAGAGATCCATGTCTTACCAAGATCCCTAAACGAGGGTGAACATTCTGGAGGAGGCCTGGGTAGGAGACCAAAATCCGGAGCACACATAATCACTCCATTTGAGATAACAGGGAGTAG GCAGAGAATCTTGGTCAACAGGGGATGGGTACCCAAGGACAAAATTAAACCAGAGGAAAGACTGGATGGACAG ATTGAACAAGAAATAGAATTTGTTGGCTTTGTCAGACAGGGAGAGAAG AGGCAGCCATTCCAAGCCCAAAACGATCCTCAAAAAAATCAGTGGTTTTCACGCGATGTAGATGCTATGGCTGAGAGAACAGGCTCCTTGCCAATTCTTGTGGATGCTGATTCTG CCAGTACAGTTCATGGTGGACCAATAGGAGGCCAGACTCGAGTATATCTTCGAAATGAGCATCTTCAATATATCATTACATG GTATGCGTTGTCAGGGGTGACTGCTTACATGTACTACAGACTCAGGAAATCGCCCAAGAACAATGTTATCTCTCAATCACATTGA
- the LOC138026901 gene encoding prefoldin subunit 6-like has protein sequence MASNLERIQQQMQTELEKFQAIQKDLQKFISARQQLEAQLNENKVVQEELDEIEPDGNVYKLIGPVLVKQDLEEAKQTVKKRIEYISAEMKRNDNSIKEVEKKRGVSQENLGKLQQQYQQFLTKAAAKA, from the exons ATGGCGAGCAATCTGGAGAGAATTCAGCAACAAATGCAGACAGAATTGGAAAAGTTTCAAGCCATTCAGAAAG atCTTCAGAAATTTATCAGTGCAAGACAGCAGCTGGAAGCTcaattgaatgaaaacaaagtgGTCCAAGAG gAGCTAGATGAAATTGAACCTGATGGCAATGTTTATAAGCTTATCGGGCCAGTTTTAGTGAAGCAAGATTTAGAAGAAGCCAAACAGACtgtgaaaaaaagaattgaataCATCAGTGCTGAAAT gaaaagaAATGATAATAGCATCAAAGAGGTTGAAAAAAAGCGTGGTGTAAGCCAAGAGAATCTAGGCAAACTTCAGCAACAATATCAACAGTTCCTTACGAAGGCTGCGGCTAAAGCATAG